GTGCAGCGCCGGCAGCCATTGCTCGGTGACGATGCGGCGCACGTCGTCGCCTTTCGACGCCAGCGGCACCGGCACGTTGACGCGGTTGGGCGTGATCGGCAGCGGCTCGTTGTACGGATAAAACGGGTGCTGGAAGAAGCTCACCATCAGCGCGCGCGGCTCGTCGCGGAACGCTTCTTCGGTGCCGTTGCCGTGGTGGACGTCGAAATCGACGATCGCCACCCGCGCTAGCCCGCGCGCGTCGAGCGCGTGCTTGGCGGCGACCGCCACGTTGTTGAACAGGCAGAAGCCCATCGGCTCCATCGCGCGTGCGTGGTGGCCGGGCGGGCGCACCGAGCAGAAGGCGTTGTCGATTTCGCCGTCGATCACGGCGTCGGTGGCCGCCACCGCCGCGCCGGCCGCGCGCTGCGCCGCCAGCCAGCTCCAGGCATTGAGCGAGGTGTCGCCGTCGAGCGGATAGGTGTCGCCCGGCTCGGGCACGTTGTCGCGGATGATGGCAATCGCGTTGCGGGTGTGATTGCGTTCGAGGTCGGCGGCAGCGACCAGCGGCGCTTCGCGGTAGTCGAGCAGGTCGCTGATGTGGGAGCCGATCAACTGGTCGGAAATCGCCTGCAGCCGCGCGGGCGACTCGGGGTGCCAGTCGCCCATGTCGTGGCGCTGGCAGTCTGGATGGCTGTAAATGGCGGTGGTCATGACTCTCTTGTGTCTCCGGCGCAGTTTCTCGCATAGAATCAGCTGTATCAAGGTACCCGGCTGTTCCATGCTTTCTATGCGCTAATCTACCACATATCATGTACACAAAATTGCACGAAGCAGCACGGCAGGTAGCCAGCATCATCGTCGGCAAGGACTTGCAGATCCGCCAGGCGCTGGCCTGCCTGCTGGCCGGCGGCCACCTGCTGGTGGAGGACGTGCCGGGCGTGGGCAAGACCACGCTGGCGCACGCGCTGGCCATTTCGCTGGGGCTGCGCTTCAACCGCATCCAGTTCACCAGCGACCTGCTGCCGGCCGACGTGAACGGCATTTCCATCTACGACCGCGAGCAGAACGGTTTCGTGTTCCACCCCGGCCCTATCTTCACGCAAGTGTTGCTGGCCGACGAAATCAACCGCGCCACCCCGAAAACCCAGTCCGGCCTGCTCGAAGCGATGGAAGAGCGCCAGGTCAGCGCCGACGGCGTCACGCGCGAACTGCCCGCGCCGTTCTTCGTGATTGCCACGCAAAACCCCACCCACCAGATCGGCACCTTCCCGCTGCCCGAATCGCAGCTGGACCGCTTTTTGATGTGCCTCTCGCTCGGCTACCCGGACGCCGCCGCCGAACGCGCGCTGCTGCTCGGCGAAGACCGCCGCGCGCTGCTCAAGACCCTGCCGGCGGCAATGACGTCGCACGAACTGGCAGAGGCCCAGCAATCGCTGCGCGCCCTGCACGTGGCGCCCACGCTGGCCGACTACGTGCAGCGCCTGGCCGCCGCCTCGCGCCAGAACGGCATGTTCGCCGAGGGCCTCAGTCCGCGCGCAGCGATTGCTCTGTTGCAGGCCGCGCGTGCCTGGGCCGCGCTGGAAGGCCGCAACCACGTGCTGCCCGAGGATGTGCAGGCGGTGCTGGCGCCCGTATGCGCGCACCGGCTGCGGCCTGTCAAGGTCGCGCACGGCACAGCGCTGGCCAGTCGCGACCTGGTGCTGCAATGGCAAAAATCGGTGCCGGTGTAGCGGCCATGGCAGCCCGGGCGCAACTGCAGGCCTGGTACCGCCACCGCCGCGAACGCTGGCTGGTCAGGCGTGACCGGGGCGACTCCGGTGCCGCCACCGGCATCACGCTCACCCCGCGCCGCGTCTACATCCTGCCCACCCGCCCCGGCCTGGGCTTTGCCGTGCTGCTGCTGTTGATGCTGATCGGCGCCCTCAACTACAACTTGGGCCTGGGCTTCGCGCTGACCTTTTTCACCGGCGCCTGCGCGGTGGCCGACATGTTCCTCACCACCCGCAACCTGGTGGCGCTGAAGCTGACGGCCGGCCGCGCCGCGCCGGTGTTTGCAGGCGAGCAGGCGCAGTTCGAAGTGCAGCTGCACAATCCCACCCGGCGCGACCGCTTTGCAATCGTTATCGGCTTTGACGATGACGCCAGCTGGAAGTCCGCCGCGTCCGCCGCGGTTTCCCCGCCGCCCCCCCACCCGACCGATGTGGCGGCCGGCGCCACCAGTGCTGTCGTGCTGTCGGCGCCGGCGCCCGCGCGGGGCTGGCTGGCCGCGCCGCGCATCCGCCTGGCCACCAGTTTTCCGCTCGGGCTGTTTCGCGCCTGGTCGTACTGGAAGCCGGCCCGGCCGAAGCTGGAGCTGGCGATACTGGTGTACCCGGCGCCCGAAACGCCGGCGCCGCCGCTGCCCTCGCACGGCGCCGCCAGCGAGGACGGCCACGGTGCCGTGGGACTCGATAACTTCGCCGGCATCCGCCCTTACCAGCAGGGCGACCCGATGCGGCACCTGGCCTGGCGCCAGATCGCGCGCCACGATCCGGCGCTGGGCGGCCAGCTGGTGACCAAGCAGTTCGACGGCGGCGCGGTGGCGGAACTGGCGCTCGATTTCGCCGAACTGCCGGCCCACCTGGGCCTCGAACTGCGCCTGTCGCGCATGACGCAATGGGTGCTGCAAGCGGAACTGCGCGCCCTGCCCTACAGCCTGCGCCTGGGCGCCGCGTCGTACGGCCCGGCGCTGGGCGACGCCCACCGCGCCGCCTGCCTGAGCGCGCTGGCGCTCTACGAAGGTCCCGCATGAAGCCGGCCGTGTTCGACCGCCTGCAACAGCTGCCGCGCGAAAAATCGGACACCCTGCTGTTGCTGGTGGCCGCGCTGATGGTGCTGGTTCCCCATTTCGGCCACCTGCCGCTGTGGAACAGCCTGGCGGTGTGCGCAATCCTGCTGTGGCGCGCGGTGCTCACCTGGCGCGGCCGGCGCATGCCGTCGATCCGGGTACTGCTGCCGGTGTCGGTCGCCAGCATGGCTGGCGTGTACGCCAGCTACGGCACCGTGGTGGGACGCGATCCCGGCGTCGCCATGCTGGCGCTGCTGCTGGCCTTTAAACTGCTGGAGATGCGCGCACGGCGCGACCTGTTCGTGGTGGTGTTCCTGGCGCTGTTCGTCCTGCTGACGAATTTCTTTTACTCGCAAAGCATGCCCACCGCGCTGTTCATGGTGGCCACGCTGATCGTGCTGCTCACCGCGCTGCAAACGTTTCAGTACACGGGCGTGGTGCCGCCGCTGGGTCAAAGACTCAAATTATCGGCGCGGCTGTTCGCGCTGGCCGCGCCGCTGGCGGTGCTGATCTTCATCGTTTTCCCGCGCATCCAGGGGCCGCTGTGGGGCATGCCCGGCGACGCCGCCGGACGCACCGGCCTGTCCGACAGCATGGCGCCCGGCACGCTGTCGTCGCTGGCGCAGTCCGAGGAGGTGGCGTTCCGCGTGCGCTTCACGGGTTCGCAGCCGCCGCAGCACCAGCTGTACTGGCGCAGCATCGTGCTGGGCGCCTACGACGGCAGCACCTGGACCCGCGTGCCGCGCCTGCGCGGCGTGCAGCGCCCAGACATTGCCATCGCCTTGCGCGGCGCGCCGGTGCGCCAGGAAATCACCATGGAACCGAGCGGCCAGCGCTGGCTGGCGGTGCTGGAGCTGGGCGGTCCGCAAGTGGCGATGCCGGGCTACGGCGTGCGCGATTCGGACGAGATGGAATACTTCACCACCACCCCGGTGAATCGCCGCGCACGCTACAGCGTGACGTCGTACACCGACTACGCGCTGCAGGCGAATGCGCAGCCGCCAAGCCTGGTGCGCTGGCTGGAGCTGCCGGCCGGCTTCAACCCGCGCACGCTGGC
This is a stretch of genomic DNA from Duganella zoogloeoides. It encodes these proteins:
- a CDS encoding AAA family ATPase; protein product: MYTKLHEAARQVASIIVGKDLQIRQALACLLAGGHLLVEDVPGVGKTTLAHALAISLGLRFNRIQFTSDLLPADVNGISIYDREQNGFVFHPGPIFTQVLLADEINRATPKTQSGLLEAMEERQVSADGVTRELPAPFFVIATQNPTHQIGTFPLPESQLDRFLMCLSLGYPDAAAERALLLGEDRRALLKTLPAAMTSHELAEAQQSLRALHVAPTLADYVQRLAAASRQNGMFAEGLSPRAAIALLQAARAWAALEGRNHVLPEDVQAVLAPVCAHRLRPVKVAHGTALASRDLVLQWQKSVPV
- a CDS encoding transglutaminase family protein; this translates as MKPAVFDRLQQLPREKSDTLLLLVAALMVLVPHFGHLPLWNSLAVCAILLWRAVLTWRGRRMPSIRVLLPVSVASMAGVYASYGTVVGRDPGVAMLALLLAFKLLEMRARRDLFVVVFLALFVLLTNFFYSQSMPTALFMVATLIVLLTALQTFQYTGVVPPLGQRLKLSARLFALAAPLAVLIFIVFPRIQGPLWGMPGDAAGRTGLSDSMAPGTLSSLAQSEEVAFRVRFTGSQPPQHQLYWRSIVLGAYDGSTWTRVPRLRGVQRPDIAIALRGAPVRQEITMEPSGQRWLAVLELGGPQVAMPGYGVRDSDEMEYFTTTPVNRRARYSVTSYTDYALQANAQPPSLVRWLELPAGFNPRTLALARQLRQDSPQQDGAGLSRQVLDKFRREAFSYTLQPPLGGRDLVDDFLFTSRAGFCEHYAGAYVVLMRAMGVPARVVTGYQGGERNPVDGYLTVRQSDAHAWAEIWLPGRGWLRVDPTAAVAPERVTRNLARALPAPVGFNPLFALQNDPDSWLAAFRFRYAALNNAWNQYVLDYNPERQRSFLAELGGLLLTWRTALAALLVAGLLALWQWRRQRRAADPLEVLYDAFCRRQARHGDPRQPDEGPAAYAARLRTRPASAEQHAAADRFLLLYGTLKYAAPDTESRTASLATLKTLLPLCR
- a CDS encoding histone deacetylase family protein yields the protein MTTAIYSHPDCQRHDMGDWHPESPARLQAISDQLIGSHISDLLDYREAPLVAAADLERNHTRNAIAIIRDNVPEPGDTYPLDGDTSLNAWSWLAAQRAAGAAVAATDAVIDGEIDNAFCSVRPPGHHARAMEPMGFCLFNNVAVAAKHALDARGLARVAIVDFDVHHGNGTEEAFRDEPRALMVSFFQHPFYPYNEPLPITPNRVNVPVPLASKGDDVRRIVTEQWLPALHAFKPEMIFISAGFDAHREDDLGGMGLVEADYAWMTEQLMEVARLYARGRIVSCLEGGYNLSALGRSVVAHLKALAEI
- a CDS encoding DUF58 domain-containing protein, with product MAARAQLQAWYRHRRERWLVRRDRGDSGAATGITLTPRRVYILPTRPGLGFAVLLLLMLIGALNYNLGLGFALTFFTGACAVADMFLTTRNLVALKLTAGRAAPVFAGEQAQFEVQLHNPTRRDRFAIVIGFDDDASWKSAASAAVSPPPPHPTDVAAGATSAVVLSAPAPARGWLAAPRIRLATSFPLGLFRAWSYWKPARPKLELAILVYPAPETPAPPLPSHGAASEDGHGAVGLDNFAGIRPYQQGDPMRHLAWRQIARHDPALGGQLVTKQFDGGAVAELALDFAELPAHLGLELRLSRMTQWVLQAELRALPYSLRLGAASYGPALGDAHRAACLSALALYEGPA